One Heptranchias perlo isolate sHepPer1 unplaced genomic scaffold, sHepPer1.hap1 HAP1_SCAFFOLD_43, whole genome shotgun sequence genomic window carries:
- the LOC137312450 gene encoding probable G-protein coupled receptor 139, which translates to MDYPVIFQIERIYYPVLAAVGITVNLVAIVILSRGKCGLSKCITRYLVAMAWADLSVLIIEVILRRINNIYLPVNFLFITPICALKLVMKIAALDCSVWFTVAFTFDRFVAICCQKLKPKYCTQRTASLVVGTVCVLGCLRSIPPYFVFEPQLIIKNVPYFCILIAAYHTSPFWAAYELFDSILTPLLPIFFILLFNALTVKHIIMSNIARRALLRNADNHNDPETENRKKSMILLFTLSGNFILLWATYIVHSLSWRLKNYTYTDKYYSNPIYINQQTGFMLQLLSSCTNTCIYGLTQRKFREELKNGVKYLFTLNGKLCK; encoded by the exons ATGGACTATCCAGTCATCTTTCAAATAGAACGTATTTACTACCCCGTTCTCGCAGCCGTTGGTATTACGG ttaacttggtggcgattgtgatcttgtcccgaggaaagtgcggtctctccaaatgcatcACCCGCTACCTGGTTGCCATGGCATGGGCTGATCTATCGGTGCTGATAATTGAAGTCATACTGAGGCGAATTAACAACATTTACTTGCCAGTAAATTTCTTGTTCATCACTCCCATATGTGCCCTGAAACTTGTCATGAAGATTGCGGCCCTGGACTGTTCGGTTtggttcacggtcgctttcaccttcgATCGCTTTGTAGCCATTTGCTGtcagaaactcaaaccaaagtaTTGTACCCAGAGGACGGCGAGTCTAGttgtagggacagtgtgtgtgctgggctgtttgaggAGCATTCCCCCTTACTTTGTGTTCGAACCTCAACTTATAATTAAAAATGTCCCGTATTTTTGCATTTTAATCGCCGCCTATCACACCTCGCCCTTCTGGGCAGCGTACGAGTTGTTCGACAGTATTTTAACCCCTTTACTGCCCATCTTTTTCATCCTGTTGTTCAATGCTCTCACCGTCAAACACATTATAATGTCCAATATAGCCCGCAGGGCACTCCTGAGGAACGCCGataatcacaatgatccagaaaccgagaaccgaaagaaatccatgatTTTACTCTTCACTCTATCCGGCAATTTCATTCTACTCTGGGCCACGTACATTGTACATTCCTTAAGTTGGCGGTTGAAAAACTACACTTATACAGACAAATACTACAGTAACCCGATATACATCAATCAGCAAACAGGAttcatgctgcagcttctcagctcctgcaccaacacgtgtatctaTGGACTGAcacagaggaaattcagagaggagctgaagaatgggGTGAAATATCTGTTTACACTGAATGGGAAATTATGCAAATAA